In Penaeus chinensis breed Huanghai No. 1 chromosome 26, ASM1920278v2, whole genome shotgun sequence, a single genomic region encodes these proteins:
- the LOC125039056 gene encoding extensin-like, producing the protein MSLKVVVLACVAVVALCDKAPVYAPPPPAYAPAPYHAPEPAYHAPAPYHAPEPAYHAPAHYEPEYPDIVKYVDNGEGLVAEVTYEGEAQYPEHTPAYKPAPPAYAPPPPTYA; encoded by the exons ATGTCTCTCAAG GTCGTCGTCCTCGCTTGCGTGGCTGTCGTTGCTCTCTGCGACAAGGCCCCAGTctacgcccctcctcctcccgcctacGCCCCTGCACCCTACCACGCCCCCGAACCTGCCTACCACGCCCCTGCACCCTACCACGCCCCCGAACCTGCCTACCACGCCCCTGCACACTACGAGCCCGAATACCCTGAT atcgtcAAGTACGTGGACAACGGCGAGGGTCTTGtagctgaggtcacctacgagggcgaggctcagtaccccgagcACACGCCCGCCTACAAGCCCGCTCCCCCCGcctatgccccccctccccccacctatgcTTAA